A region of Culicoides brevitarsis isolate CSIRO-B50_1 chromosome 1, AGI_CSIRO_Cbre_v1, whole genome shotgun sequence DNA encodes the following proteins:
- the LOC134838525 gene encoding chymotrypsin-2-like encodes MQPTIDDDFINKIVGGQVARPGQYPYQASLRLFKQNQHFCGGAIISTRNILTAAHCFIDGTRAHQIYATVGASNLYDGTNHYVSQIASHPYFNLKAITNDIAVVFVKTPFTFDKLVQPVPIESKFLAGGEEAFVSGWGRFYENGPIATTLQGVKVRVMSNNNCINSYKNHPEKELGTKITNRNLCTTIVKGKGFCSGDSGGPLVSTKGYLIAIVSWSPYGCTYSDYPDVYTRCSVYKTWIDNTINSKYYLRQLALDSFDAINNNRTDIKLI; translated from the exons ATGCAGCCAA caATTGATGACgattttatcaacaaaatcGTTGGAGGACAAGTAGCTCGTCCCGGGCAATATCCATATCAAGCATCTCTCCGACTTTTCAAgcaaaatcaacatttttgcgGAGGCGCGATCATATCAACTCGTAATATTCTCACCGCAGCTCATTGTTTCATCGATGGCACGCGAGCTCATCAAATTTATGCTACAGTTGGAGCTTCAAATCTTTACGATGGCACCAATCATTACGTTTCTCAGATCGCGTCGCATccttattttaacttaaaagccATAACGAATGACATTGCAGTCGTTTTTGTAAAGACTCCGTTCACTTTTGACAAATTAGTTCAACCTGTTCCGATTGAATCCAAATTTTTGGCGGGCGGAGAAGAAGCTTTTGTCTCGGGATGGGGAAGATTTTACGAAAATGGACCGATTGCGACGACATTACAAGGCGTGAAAGTTCGCGTGATGTCGAATAATAATTGCATAAATTCGTATAAAAATCATCCGGAGAAGGAATTGGGAACGAAAATTACAAATAGGAATTTGTGTACGACGATTGTCAAAGGAAAGGGGTTTTGTAGCGGAGattcag GAGGTCCATTAGTATCAACGAAAGGATATTTAATAGCAATCGTCAGTTGGAGCCCTTATGGCTGCACATATTCCGACTATCCCGATGTCTACACACGATGCTCTGTCTACAAAACATGGATCGACAATACCATAAACTCCAAATATTATCTCCGACAACTCGCGCTTGATAGTTTTGATGCCATAAACAATAATCGTActgacattaaattaatttaa